The proteins below come from a single Terriglobales bacterium genomic window:
- a CDS encoding polysaccharide deacetylase family protein: protein MLEAAIGGVVALGGAAGAVSYGAVSPSSQLFGKTFVAAGAGSRQLALTFDDGPNDPHTLRLLEVLAKHGVKATFFMIGRFVRERPEIARAVAQAGHVIGNHTYTHSNLFFASGAQLARELDTCERALTDAVGEHSKLFRPPWGLRRPGTLRAAARRGLTTVMWSVPGNDWKLPTPEAIEGRVARHVRGGDVILLHDGGHWHMGVDRAPTVAATEQLISRYQADGFRFITIPELMQESANRGGAEAQR, encoded by the coding sequence GTGGCGCTGGGAGGCGCAGCGGGTGCCGTCTCCTACGGCGCGGTCAGCCCGAGCTCGCAGCTCTTCGGCAAGACCTTCGTCGCCGCCGGCGCAGGCTCGCGGCAACTTGCCCTCACCTTCGACGACGGCCCCAACGACCCGCACACCCTGCGCCTGCTCGAGGTGCTGGCCAAGCACGGGGTGAAGGCCACCTTCTTCATGATTGGGCGCTTCGTCCGCGAACGCCCGGAGATCGCGCGCGCCGTCGCCCAGGCGGGACACGTCATCGGCAACCACACCTACACGCACTCCAACCTGTTCTTCGCCTCCGGAGCGCAGCTCGCCCGGGAACTTGACACCTGCGAGCGTGCGCTCACGGACGCGGTGGGCGAGCACTCGAAGCTATTTCGCCCGCCCTGGGGCCTCCGCCGTCCGGGGACGCTGCGAGCCGCCGCCAGGCGCGGCCTGACCACGGTGATGTGGAGCGTCCCGGGCAACGATTGGAAGCTTCCCACGCCGGAGGCTATCGAGGGGCGAGTGGCGCGCCATGTCCGCGGCGGCGACGTCATCCTGCTGCACGACGGCGGCCACTGGCACATGGGCGTGGATCGCGCGCCGACTGTCGCGGCCACCGAGCAGCTGATCTCACGTTACCAGGCGGACGGTTTCCGCTTTATCACGATACCGGAGCTGATGCAGGAATCAGCTAACCGCGGAGGCGCGGAGGCGCAGAGGTAG
- the mfd gene encoding transcription-repair coupling factor produces the protein MILPFVRDLFADLEKTAAFARAVSHLKTGAGRIGVSGLTPTAKSMYLALLYRAAARPLVVIVADNRAAEELLPVLESFCELTGAASPQSVVSLPAYDVLPFENLSPHPEIQEERATALWKIVTGAAAIVVAPVAATAMRLRDGQFYADLARVVRRAETIDVEALLEHLQRVGYAPADVVEMPGQYALRGGLLDVYSPEAERPIRVEFFGDEVESLRKFDPGTQRSSNPADEVVLLPLTETPVSDEILTAIHRRLSAGRVAGREHIVEQAVAAGGVSVFPGWELLAPVTAGSGSLFDLIPEAAVMVAESAAVERELEHFSARVEEAHERSGMGNLVRPAELFLSAEEWRAQIERRPGAALEHLALTEDDGEGEQVEFASRPTSRFHGSVAAMAEEVKRLRGEGQRVLVAAANLGEVERLADIFTEYSVPFRLGNRARTSSGETYLNETAYFAEDVETTTLVRAFVPDGVALPEAGLVVFGTRDLFDESAAVASRPLRQKSKVGAFLSDFRDLAVGDYVVHVDHGIGQYAGLKEIRQDEVSTEFMLLMYAEEAKLYVPLTRLDLVQKYRSAEGAKPTLAHLGSGAWAKTKARVKKAVAEMADDLLKLYAERKAVEGHAFPVDTAWQREFEDAFEHSETPDQEQAVADVKRDMETRMPMDRLLCGDVGYGKTEVAMRAAFKAVGDNKQVAVLAPTTVLVFQHYETFRQRFAAFPITVEMLSRFRSPRRQKEILAKVEAGKVDVLIGTHRLLSKDVRFADLGLLVVDEEQRFGVRDKERLKQFKKEVDVLTLSATPIPRTLHMSLVGLRDMSVIETPPKDRIAIQTVVAPFGEKLVQSAIQHELERQGQVYFLHNRVETIHEIAAKIQELAPQARVVVGHGQMPESQLEKVMLKFMRHESDVLVATTIVENGLDIPLCNTILINRADRLGLSELYQLRGRVGRSSRRAYAYLLVPPEQELSPLARRRLAALKEFSDLGAGFKLAALDLELRGAGTLLGGQQSGHADAVGFELYTSMLERSVRELKGEAAPEQVETQLNLGLNVRIPEEYVAEENQRLRMYKRVAAVESEEQLADVRQELEDRYGAPPPPVQHLLQYATLRLVCRRLGVAAIERRRDSVQLRFIENAAIEPEKLARLVAGEPGAQFTPAGVLRLSLKSTQPEEVLARLRSLLEELGAASVV, from the coding sequence ATGATTCTGCCGTTCGTCCGCGATCTGTTCGCGGACCTGGAGAAGACGGCCGCTTTTGCGCGCGCGGTATCCCACCTGAAAACCGGCGCGGGGCGGATTGGTGTCTCTGGACTCACCCCCACAGCCAAATCCATGTACCTGGCGCTGCTCTATCGGGCGGCGGCGCGGCCGCTGGTCGTCATCGTGGCTGACAATCGCGCGGCGGAAGAGTTGCTGCCGGTGCTGGAATCCTTCTGCGAGCTGACGGGCGCCGCTTCGCCGCAGTCGGTGGTCAGCCTTCCGGCGTATGACGTGCTCCCGTTCGAAAATCTCTCCCCGCATCCGGAGATTCAGGAAGAGCGGGCCACGGCATTGTGGAAGATCGTGACCGGGGCGGCGGCGATCGTAGTAGCGCCGGTGGCGGCGACGGCCATGCGCCTGCGCGATGGGCAGTTCTATGCCGATCTGGCGCGGGTGGTGCGCCGGGCGGAAACCATCGACGTCGAGGCGCTGCTGGAGCATCTCCAGCGTGTGGGCTATGCGCCCGCGGATGTAGTCGAGATGCCCGGGCAGTACGCGCTGCGCGGCGGACTGCTCGACGTCTATTCGCCGGAGGCCGAGCGCCCCATTCGCGTCGAGTTCTTCGGCGACGAGGTGGAGTCGCTGCGCAAGTTCGATCCCGGGACGCAACGCTCTTCCAACCCTGCCGACGAAGTCGTGCTCCTGCCGCTGACCGAGACGCCGGTGAGCGACGAGATCCTGACCGCCATCCACCGCCGGCTCTCTGCCGGGCGCGTCGCCGGGCGCGAACACATCGTCGAGCAGGCCGTGGCCGCGGGCGGAGTCTCCGTCTTCCCCGGCTGGGAGCTGCTGGCGCCTGTGACGGCGGGCTCGGGCTCACTCTTCGACCTCATCCCCGAGGCCGCGGTGATGGTGGCGGAGAGCGCGGCGGTCGAGCGAGAACTCGAGCATTTCTCAGCGCGAGTCGAAGAGGCGCACGAGCGCAGCGGGATGGGGAATCTGGTCCGGCCCGCGGAGCTTTTTCTCTCCGCCGAGGAATGGCGTGCGCAGATCGAGCGCCGGCCGGGCGCAGCGCTCGAGCATCTGGCGCTTACCGAAGATGACGGCGAGGGCGAGCAGGTGGAATTCGCCTCCCGGCCGACCTCGCGTTTTCACGGCTCAGTGGCCGCCATGGCCGAGGAGGTAAAGCGGCTGCGCGGCGAGGGCCAGCGCGTCCTGGTGGCCGCGGCCAACCTGGGCGAGGTCGAGCGCCTGGCCGACATCTTCACCGAGTACAGCGTCCCTTTCCGTTTGGGCAATCGCGCGCGGACTTCGAGCGGCGAGACCTACCTCAACGAGACCGCCTACTTCGCTGAAGACGTCGAAACCACCACGCTGGTCCGCGCATTCGTTCCGGACGGGGTGGCGCTCCCCGAAGCCGGACTGGTCGTCTTCGGGACGCGCGACCTGTTCGATGAATCGGCCGCAGTGGCCTCGCGGCCGCTCAGACAGAAGTCCAAGGTCGGAGCCTTTCTCTCCGACTTCCGCGACCTGGCCGTCGGCGACTACGTCGTCCACGTGGACCATGGCATCGGGCAGTACGCCGGGCTGAAGGAGATCCGCCAGGACGAGGTCAGCACCGAGTTCATGCTGCTGATGTACGCCGAGGAGGCAAAGCTCTACGTCCCGCTGACCCGCCTCGACCTGGTGCAGAAGTACCGCTCCGCCGAAGGCGCCAAGCCCACCCTCGCCCACCTGGGATCGGGCGCCTGGGCCAAGACCAAGGCGCGGGTCAAGAAGGCGGTGGCGGAGATGGCCGATGACCTGCTCAAGCTCTACGCCGAGCGCAAGGCGGTGGAGGGCCACGCCTTCCCCGTGGACACCGCGTGGCAGCGCGAGTTTGAGGACGCCTTCGAGCACTCGGAGACGCCGGACCAGGAGCAGGCGGTCGCCGACGTCAAGCGTGACATGGAGACCCGCATGCCCATGGACCGGCTGCTCTGCGGCGACGTCGGCTATGGGAAAACCGAAGTCGCCATGCGCGCCGCCTTCAAGGCGGTGGGCGACAACAAACAGGTGGCGGTACTCGCGCCCACCACCGTGCTCGTCTTCCAGCACTACGAGACCTTCCGCCAGCGCTTTGCCGCGTTTCCCATCACGGTGGAGATGCTCAGCCGCTTCCGCAGCCCGCGCCGGCAGAAGGAGATCCTCGCCAAAGTCGAAGCCGGCAAAGTGGACGTCCTCATCGGCACGCACCGGCTGCTCTCCAAAGACGTGCGCTTCGCCGACCTTGGCCTGCTGGTGGTGGATGAGGAGCAGCGCTTCGGCGTCCGCGACAAGGAGCGGCTGAAGCAGTTCAAGAAAGAAGTTGACGTGCTCACGCTTTCGGCCACGCCCATCCCACGCACGCTGCACATGTCGCTGGTGGGGTTGCGCGACATGAGCGTGATCGAGACTCCGCCCAAAGACCGCATCGCCATCCAGACCGTGGTCGCGCCTTTTGGCGAGAAGCTGGTGCAGAGCGCCATCCAGCACGAGCTCGAGCGCCAGGGACAGGTGTACTTCCTGCACAACCGGGTGGAGACCATCCACGAGATCGCCGCCAAGATCCAGGAATTGGCGCCCCAGGCGCGCGTAGTGGTCGGGCACGGCCAGATGCCGGAGAGCCAACTGGAAAAGGTGATGCTCAAGTTCATGCGCCACGAGTCCGACGTGCTGGTGGCCACCACCATCGTCGAGAACGGCCTCGACATCCCGCTGTGCAACACCATCCTCATCAACCGCGCCGACCGCCTCGGACTTTCCGAGCTCTACCAGCTGCGCGGGCGCGTAGGCCGCTCCAGCCGACGCGCCTATGCGTACCTGCTGGTCCCGCCGGAGCAGGAGCTTTCCCCGCTGGCGCGGCGGCGGCTGGCGGCGCTCAAGGAGTTCTCGGATCTCGGCGCGGGATTCAAGCTGGCGGCTTTGGACCTCGAGCTGCGCGGCGCCGGCACGCTGCTCGGCGGACAGCAGAGCGGGCACGCGGACGCAGTCGGCTTCGAGTTGTACACCTCGATGCTTGAGCGCAGTGTGCGCGAGCTCAAGGGCGAAGCCGCGCCGGAGCAAGTCGAGACCCAGCTCAACCTCGGTCTCAACGTGCGCATCCCCGAGGAATACGTCGCTGAAGAGAACCAGCGGCTGCGCATGTACAAGCGGGTGGCCGCGGTGGAGAGCGAAGAGCAACTGGCCGACGTCCGCCAGGAGTTGGAGGACCGCTACGGAGCGCCGCCCCCGCCGGTGCAGCATCTGCTCCAGTACGCTACGCTGCGGCTGGTGTGCCGGCGGCTGGGCGTCGCCGCCATCGAGCGCCGCCGCGATTCCGTGCAACTGCGGTTCATCGAGAATGCCGCCATCGAGCCCGAAAAGCTGGCCCGCCTCGTCGCCGGCGAGCCGGGAGCGCAGTTCACCCCCGCCGGGGTCCTGAGGCTTTCTTTGAAGAGCACGCAGCCGGAGGAAGTGCTGGCCCGTCTAAGGTCTTTGCTGGAAGAGCTGGGTGCTGCTTCGGTTGTGTAG
- the hemL gene encoding glutamate-1-semialdehyde 2,1-aminomutase, whose product MPRKTEISRKLQQRAERVLPGGVNSPVRAFQAVGGEPPFIVKGSGAHVWDADGNRYLDYLGSWGPLILGHAHPEVVAAIEEAARRGSSFGASTPAEVDLAEAVLEAFPAIEKVRFVSSGTEAVMSAIRLARAFTGRKYIVKFEGCYHGHADSLLVKAGSGVATLGIPGSAGVPEEFAQLTLALPFNDPKAVEKAFREFRGEIACVIVEPVVGNMGCVLPAPEYLDALRYLTSREGALLIFDEVITGFRVAYGGAQELYGTRPDLTTLGKIIGGGLPVGAYGGPAEIMDQVAPLGPVYQAGTLSGNPLAMAAGLATLKHLRDHREIYGQLERRAASLVEMVLSAAKDVGVAVTANRVGSLFTWFFTDSPVTDWGSAAKSDTKMFGKFHRAMMAGGIYLPPSQFECCFLSAAHSEEDVRETVDAARKAFQTFHH is encoded by the coding sequence TTGCCCCGCAAGACCGAAATCTCCCGCAAGCTGCAGCAGCGCGCCGAGCGCGTCCTTCCCGGCGGCGTGAATTCGCCGGTGCGCGCCTTCCAGGCAGTGGGAGGCGAGCCTCCGTTCATCGTCAAAGGAAGTGGCGCGCATGTCTGGGACGCCGATGGCAACCGGTATCTCGACTACCTCGGCTCCTGGGGGCCGCTCATCCTCGGACACGCGCATCCCGAGGTGGTGGCCGCGATCGAAGAGGCCGCGCGCCGCGGCTCCAGCTTCGGCGCTTCCACTCCCGCGGAAGTCGATCTGGCCGAGGCCGTGCTCGAAGCCTTTCCCGCGATCGAGAAAGTCCGCTTCGTCAGCTCCGGGACGGAGGCGGTGATGTCCGCCATACGCCTCGCGCGCGCCTTCACCGGACGCAAGTACATCGTGAAGTTCGAGGGCTGCTACCACGGCCACGCCGATTCCCTGCTGGTGAAAGCCGGCTCGGGCGTGGCCACGCTCGGCATCCCCGGCTCCGCCGGCGTGCCCGAGGAGTTCGCGCAGCTCACGCTGGCGCTGCCGTTCAACGATCCGAAGGCGGTGGAGAAGGCCTTCCGCGAATTCCGCGGCGAGATCGCGTGCGTGATCGTGGAGCCGGTGGTGGGCAACATGGGATGCGTTCTGCCGGCGCCCGAATATCTGGATGCGCTGCGCTACCTGACCTCGCGCGAAGGCGCGCTGCTGATTTTCGATGAGGTCATCACCGGCTTCCGCGTGGCCTACGGCGGCGCGCAAGAGCTCTACGGCACGCGTCCCGACCTGACCACGCTGGGCAAGATCATCGGCGGCGGCCTGCCGGTGGGCGCCTACGGCGGCCCGGCCGAGATCATGGACCAGGTCGCGCCGCTGGGGCCGGTCTATCAGGCGGGCACGTTATCGGGGAATCCGCTGGCCATGGCCGCCGGCCTTGCAACGCTCAAGCATCTGCGCGACCACCGCGAGATCTACGGACAGCTGGAGCGCCGCGCCGCGTCTTTAGTCGAGATGGTCTTGAGCGCGGCGAAGGATGTTGGCGTGGCCGTGACCGCCAACCGCGTCGGGTCTCTGTTCACCTGGTTCTTCACCGATTCGCCGGTGACCGACTGGGGCTCGGCGGCGAAGTCAGACACCAAGATGTTCGGGAAATTCCACCGGGCCATGATGGCGGGAGGCATCTACCTGCCACCGTCGCAATTCGAGTGCTGCTTCCTAAGCGCCGCGCATTCGGAAGAGGATGTGCGCGAGACGGTCGACGCGGCGAGGAAGGCCTTCCAAACCTTTCACCACTGA